The genome window TGCTTATACTAAATTTAGCAAAGTTGTAAGTGCCATTAGTATCTGGCTTTAAAACAGCATAAACTCTAGCCCCATCTCTTACTCTCTCATCGTATTGGTCGATATGGCGGTCATCTTTATCATTTTCGTCAAAATTTCTTAAATGAAAATTTGAAAATTCATAGTTTAAATCAACATAGTTTCCACGAAAAAGATCTCTTGGATCGTAAAGACTTACCCTTACTCTTACCTCTTGCCCAAAATAAAGTGGCATAAGTGCGTAGCCAAGCATAATGCCAATAAGTGAAATTTGAAAAACTATAGCTACTATTAATACTTTTATCTTCATTTTTTACGTCCTTTTCTAGCGACAACTAGCACTATGAAAGCAAACACCATAAATAGCGCCGTAGCACCAATATAATCACCCATTAGCTGGAAGTACCTCACGGCTGCAACCAAAAATATCATACAAAGACCAAGTTTTAACTCACCTTTTTTTATAAGGACTGCAGCTGTTATGATATTTGCGAGCGAGAAAAATATATTTGCATAGCCAGGCCCGTAGCTAAAGACAAATGGCAACGACACGAGAAGTGCCCCAAGTAGCAAACCACTCTTATTTTTTTCTTTAAAAAATAGTGCAAAATAAGCAACGCTAAATAAGATAAAGACAAAGCCAAAGTTGCTTTTAAAAAATGACTTCACAAACCAAAGCTTTTCATCTCCAATCTCAAATAAATTTCTTTCTTCAAATAAAAGCAGACAAAGCAACAACACAAAAACGCCAAAATTTTTACCAAATTCTTTCGTAAATGCGCCAAGCCCTACTCTAAATTTATCTAGTAGCGGTGAAATGCTAATAAGTAAAAGTGCATAAGATAGCGATATGATCGCAACCATCGGAAGTCCAAACAAAAAGCCATAATCAAATATCGCCCTAAAACCACTAATGTAGCCACAAAATGAAATGATGTATATAAAAATATCCATAAAAAGGACAAAAGCAAGCCATTTTGAGTCGTCTTTGTAAAGCGTATATGCGCCAAGTACTATAAAAATGATAAAGCCAAAACCAAAGTCGCCCTGATAAGCTATCATAAAAAACCAAACTGTCGCAAAGATAAGGCTTTGGGCTACCAACACACCTTTTTTACTAGCAAAAGAAACCGCAAACGCTCCGATACTCCAAAGCAAGATACCGCCACTTGGCTCATCGCTAATGTTATAAATTTGAGCAATAAGAGCAATCGCCGCACCAAAGCAGAAATTTCCAAGAAAAAACATCGCCGTTGATAGATTTTCCTTTCCCTTTGCAAGATAGTAAATTCCACCAAAATTTACAAGCCCAAGTATAAATAACACAAGTGCCAAACGTCCTAGTTTTGGTATCTCTTCCCAGTTTGCACCAACGAGCGTAAAAAAGGCTAGCGCAAAAAAAAGATA of Campylobacter concisus contains these proteins:
- a CDS encoding GDYXXLXY domain-containing protein → MKIKVLIVAIVFQISLIGIMLGYALMPLYFGQEVRVRVSLYDPRDLFRGNYVDLNYEFSNFHLRNFDENDKDDRHIDQYDERVRDGARVYAVLKPDTNGTYNFAKFSISKPDNGVFLAGRYDGYSLVKYGIEQFYMSPDSAANTENEMREEDVDAYAVLMVMDNGKARLKNLIIQKNAQKNSKKLLGDKNFDKLDEIRQKE
- a CDS encoding DUF2157 domain-containing protein, whose translation is MNFLNRIFLIKELDRWQSDGIVDKETAIKIANLYDIDPDAHSDKISFVLKLVAYLFFALAFFTLVGANWEEIPKLGRLALVLFILGLVNFGGIYYLAKGKENLSTAMFFLGNFCFGAAIALIAQIYNISDEPSGGILLWSIGAFAVSFASKKGVLVAQSLIFATVWFFMIAYQGDFGFGFIIFIVLGAYTLYKDDSKWLAFVLFMDIFIYIISFCGYISGFRAIFDYGFLFGLPMVAIISLSYALLLISISPLLDKFRVGLGAFTKEFGKNFGVFVLLLCLLLFEERNLFEIGDEKLWFVKSFFKSNFGFVFILFSVAYFALFFKEKNKSGLLLGALLVSLPFVFSYGPGYANIFFSLANIITAAVLIKKGELKLGLCMIFLVAAVRYFQLMGDYIGATALFMVFAFIVLVVARKGRKK